The Cydia pomonella isolate Wapato2018A chromosome 22, ilCydPomo1, whole genome shotgun sequence genomic interval TTTCGCACCTGTATTCGTTTATTCTCATTAAATTTAGCATTTAAGGCCTTATTTGCTTTAATACCTCTTAAGTACTTTGGTATAATGTTCTTTAATCGTTTTGTGTACTGCTTTATAGATCTCTTATTTCTGACACGATAGGCATCAAAATTGTGTTGCCATTTTTTCATGACTTCTAAGAATTTTTGCTTATTCACTTCTTCAGCCCTTTTTCTCACTTTATCATTTACTATATATGACTTTGGCTTCATTTTACCTTGaacatattttagaaaatcgtgttttgaatttgaaaatgcgtttttgatATGATGCCATAGGGATCCTGTTTGCTCATCTCTTCGCTTAGGTACTAATGCTTTTGTTACGATTGTATTAATAGCGAAATTTTGTATACGTTGATCGATGCTGGTTAAATACTTCGAAATGTCTGCAATTAAATTCTTGCCAACGTACTCTTCAATAAAGCTCATTCGTCGACTATACCCAAATTGGATACAAACTAAAGCATCTTTTATTTTGTCTATTCCTTGCGAAAGAGATAAATGCAATAATTTCATGTGATATAGGTGATCTGATGGATTGAGTGTATGCATGTCAACTGACATGTTTTGCCATTCTTCTACAAGGGATGTTAACAAtttggttaaattaaaatttggatCTCTTATTGATGGATGAGTATCAGCAAAACCTTTTACGTATTGCTTATTGACAAGTCTCTTCAAAATATCCTTAATTTTAGATGATAGAGGACTTAAAGCATTTGTGGATAGCCTGTCGTTATCTATCATTACCAGCATTCTTGTGAGTGCTCGCTTTATAAGCTTTATTTGGTAAACATTACTAGTACTTGGCTGGAATACTCTTCGTTGAGGTTTTGGTTCAGAATCATACATTTTGTGTATTGAAGAAATATCTATCGAtggtgtattatttattataaatctgtTATCTATATTGCTATAATTTTTTGCATGTTCAGTTTGTCGATAATCTCTAAAGTTTTTCATATAATAAGATGTTAACGCAAATAATAAAGGCTTAAGATTTGAGACCCTTTCTGCAACAGAATTTACCcctagttttttaagttttataattgCGTAAATATCTCTTAATGTATCTTTCACATCCCTTTTCAAATTACTCATATAGAAATTTAGCATATCAACTCTCcagtttccatttttattagCATTGTCGTCAGAATTTTGCTTGTGTATGATATCAGGAACGCTTGAATTCGTTTGATATTTCTTGAGTAATTTTAGGAGATTCTCTCTCACGTAATTTAAATGATTAATCTCTTTTCGTTCATTACCAATTAATACGGTTACAACATCTATAATGTGTTGTATTTCCTTTTCTGAATACGTTACGTTTATTTTCCTGATGTCAAAACTTGGTGTCGCGtttcttgtttttgttttttggttttctattgtttttgtTCGATTTCCTATTGAAGTCTCATTAACGTCTCttacatttctttttaatactACAGCGACAGAATTAATATCAGATGGCTGTTTGTCgggatcaatatcatcaatatcggTTAAAATAGCATTAATACTATTCGGTTGATCATTTGAAGGTTCTAAAACGAAAATAAAGTAATTTGTTATGAAAATATACATTAGCAATTGTTTTAatgataaacataataaaagtcaACCAaatgaagtatttttaatattaaaatagagATTTAGaaactaatatttttgtttcCTTACCATTGACATAAGACTTTTctctgatatatttttttagatctttaagtaattttatatttaggcGAGGGTTATCTACTGGCGATTTATCATCTCTGCCTTCTTCAATATTCCTAAGCATTTTTAAAAACTGATTCGAATCATTGTTTTCGTATTTTCTGCCATAATTCATATCGTTTCCCGAATACTTTATAAAGTCTTCTAAATTGTCATTACTTAGTATATCATCAAACACTAAGGTATTCATGTCATCAGTTGTATGATTTTTGGTTGAAGCTGTAGCTGTCACTGAAATAAAAATGGATACTTATGACAAATTATGCAGGAAGATTAAAGATATTCTTAATAAGCTATTTAGCATTGTTTGAATGAAACCAGGACTAAGATCTAGGGTAACTTTTGCTAATTATGCTTACTCTTTGACAGAACTAATCTGATATTTTGGCTTACTTTCAAGATATGCTTAGTGTAAAATTCATCATAAAATAGTAAGCATACTTTACCAATAGTTGTAGACCTTGGAGTAATACCGTTAATGACTTTAACATCATTTGGTTTGGAGACGCCCATCCAATCTATGAGGTCATCGAACATGCTACGTGTCGACGATTCTTCTGAGCCTTCATAAGATCTCTTGTATCTTGATGCTAAAAATTCAGTATTATCAAGAACTATAGTAGATAAAAAGAAAcctttgtcaaaaatataatagcTGTTACAGGGATTTGAACTCAGGACCACTAGCTTAGAAGAGTCGAACAAAAGTAATTCTGCACCCAGTAGGCAAGCAGTGTGAAAGCGCTaccattataaacgtcaaataattatgaaactatgatataattagtattttatgcaacatgCATAATAAGGTTCCTTAAAATTCAAGGGCCAGAGTATTGTAAAGAGtgcaaaaaagttttattttaaggacCTTGCATCTTTCAACTTTATTAATAAGTATGTGATTTTAGGGAATACTTTACGTTTAACATCGTTTAAGCTCTCAACAACCGATGTGATTATTCGATGGTCGATGTCCAAATGTAAGTTGCTGCACTTCGAGGTTTCACTACAGTTCCAGTGTCCTGATTCGTCACAGTCACACGATTTGCAGCCTAGGCAAATATTCTCTGAAAGGTAAAAAATTAATCtagattaattaatttgaaacgtaataaatataagagcctcggtagagagtaccattttgtaccttttggcgttgaaactctaggtccatggggtcccagcgcgcacaagttttttggagaaatcgcgaaacgtctggttgacgtaactggtgaccgaagagctggcggcttcctcgcacaacgtatcagtattgcgatacaacgaggaaatgccgccagcatccttggtacaatgcctcaagggcctattttagatataagctagttatagtattcatctgtatatatccattatgtatattgttattgtcaataaatagaattacACATCTAGATTAAAAGCATTTCATCACATACTGTGGAGGGTTTGTTAGTAGTTTGAGTAACATTCATTACTAGGGAACAAATCgaataatttttcaccacacccgcTCCGAAAGGTTCTAGAACTATTCTTGGAAATCAAAGGGCAAAGTTGCATTGTATCATGTAGATCGCATGCAAATTCTAGTTGTTTCCTTACGTAGTAATTtgcaagttttattattattataagttgtAAAGCAAGTTgcagaaaattattgaaatttctggaaactttcatgagaaaatgTAAGTTTCCACTTATGAAATTTTCGTTCAGTTTAAGGAATATTactcaatgtttttttatgtacctactgttaACAAACTGttgtgtatttaatatttacgtcACTCACGGCGTATTTTTCAAGTATGATAGAAATCTTAACTAAGATTTGGCAATAAACGCGAAGAAGAAAATACCAAGAACAATTCATGGGCactttgcaatttttgaaaattctctttggctCATTGCAACCCTCACGTTACCTACATAGGAtggtatttttaaatgaaaattacctttttttgaATGTTACATATTAATAGCATTAATTTGGACTAGCTTTGTAATTTTACAACTAGAATTTTTATAGCAACTAACTCCAAGTGGTgaacatttttgaatttttctcggcagcaaagtttgtttatcAAGTTctgttctattctattctaaattatAATCTGAGATAAGTCATATATGAAAGAAAAAGTCACTAAAGCCTTTAGTGCCTAGGGCTGGGGTCGAACATGCGTCTTCTACATCGCGGTAGCACTGGGCACCaaagctcggaaccggttttaaaaatagcggtaaataccggtttattttggttttactccgaactttcataag includes:
- the LOC133530230 gene encoding uncharacterized protein LOC133530230 isoform X2; translation: MLVALALALLSAVSAFDPSLSFHYVKYPRVFRRNEVACQVCYGEFDCLSMDRCGYSAAVTDVLEEVDGMKIVNDGLKTKMDSMMYDLLLEDSLKEYNKCIPLISSYTTCNKENICLGCKSCDCDESGHWNCSETSKCSNLHLDIDHRIITSVVESLNDVKPSRYKRSYEGSEESSTRSMFDDLIDWMGVSKPNDVKVINGITPRSTTIVTATASTKNHTTDDMNTLVFDDILSNDNLEDFIKYSGNDMNYGRKYENNDSNQFLKMLRNIEEGRDDKSPVDNPRLNIKLLKDLKKYIREKSYVNEPSNDQPNSINAILTDIDDIDPDKQPSDINSVAVVLKRNVRDVNETSIGNRTKTIENQKTKTRNATPSFDIRKINVTYSEKEIQHIIDVVTVLIGNERKEINHLNYVRENLLKLLKKYQTNSSVPDIIHKQNSDDNANKNGNWRVDMLNFYMSNLKRDVKDTLRDIYAIIKLKKLGVNSVAERVSNLKPLLFALTSYYMKNFRDYRQTEHAKNYSNIDNRFIINNTPSIDISSIHKMYDSEPKPQRRVFQPSTSNVYQIKLIKRALTRMLVMIDNDRLSTNALSPLSSKIKDILKRLVNKQYVKGFADTHPSIRDPNFNLTKLLTSLVEEWQNMSVDMHTLNPSDHLYHMKLLHLSLSQGIDKIKDALVCIQFGYSRRMSFIEEYVGKNLIADISKYLTSIDQRIQNFAINTIVTKALVPKRRDEQTGSLWHHIKNAFSNSKHDFLKYVQGKMKPKSYIVNDKVRKRAEEVNKQKFLEVMKKWQHNFDAYRVRNKRSIKQYTKRLKNIIPKYLRGIKANKALNAKFNENKRIQVRNKGPVIYQTTTHRQYRKYYTLPPAKHHGSGMHIQRHPTGTTRPHLKVRTTNRPGTTRKGQKKVGKTFIQQHPTLRPQKGNPKKGVRTQHV
- the LOC133530230 gene encoding uncharacterized protein LOC133530230 isoform X3, with product MWNLEFKSRYSHAISTNLLLSAFDPSLSFHYVKYPRVFRRNEVACQVCYGEFDCLSMDRCGYSAAVTDVLEEVDGMKIVNDGLKTKMDSMMYDLLLEDSLKEYNKCIPLISSYTTCNKENICLGCKSCDCDESGHWNCSETSKCSNLHLDIDHRIITSVVESLNDVKPSRYKRSYEGSEESSTRSMFDDLIDWMGVSKPNDVKVINGITPRSTTIVTATASTKNHTTDDMNTLVFDDILSNDNLEDFIKYSGNDMNYGRKYENNDSNQFLKMLRNIEEGRDDKSPVDNPRLNIKLLKDLKKYIREKSYVNEPSNDQPNSINAILTDIDDIDPDKQPSDINSVAVVLKRNVRDVNETSIGNRTKTIENQKTKTRNATPSFDIRKINVTYSEKEIQHIIDVVTVLIGNERKEINHLNYVRENLLKLLKKYQTNSSVPDIIHKQNSDDNANKNGNWRVDMLNFYMSNLKRDVKDTLRDIYAIIKLKKLGVNSVAERVSNLKPLLFALTSYYMKNFRDYRQTEHAKNYSNIDNRFIINNTPSIDISSIHKMYDSEPKPQRRVFQPSTSNVYQIKLIKRALTRMLVMIDNDRLSTNALSPLSSKIKDILKRLVNKQYVKGFADTHPSIRDPNFNLTKLLTSLVEEWQNMSVDMHTLNPSDHLYHMKLLHLSLSQGIDKIKDALVCIQFGYSRRMSFIEEYVGKNLIADISKYLTSIDQRIQNFAINTIVTKALVPKRRDEQTGSLWHHIKNAFSNSKHDFLKYVQGKMKPKSYIVNDKVRKRAEEVNKQKFLEVMKKWQHNFDAYRVRNKRSIKQYTKRLKNIIPKYLRGIKANKALNAKFNENKRIQVRNKGNPKKGVRTQHV
- the LOC133530230 gene encoding uncharacterized protein LOC133530230 isoform X1; its protein translation is MWNLEFKSRYSHAISTNLLLSAFDPSLSFHYVKYPRVFRRNEVACQVCYGEFDCLSMDRCGYSAAVTDVLEEVDGMKIVNDGLKTKMDSMMYDLLLEDSLKEYNKCIPLISSYTTCNKENICLGCKSCDCDESGHWNCSETSKCSNLHLDIDHRIITSVVESLNDVKPSRYKRSYEGSEESSTRSMFDDLIDWMGVSKPNDVKVINGITPRSTTIVTATASTKNHTTDDMNTLVFDDILSNDNLEDFIKYSGNDMNYGRKYENNDSNQFLKMLRNIEEGRDDKSPVDNPRLNIKLLKDLKKYIREKSYVNEPSNDQPNSINAILTDIDDIDPDKQPSDINSVAVVLKRNVRDVNETSIGNRTKTIENQKTKTRNATPSFDIRKINVTYSEKEIQHIIDVVTVLIGNERKEINHLNYVRENLLKLLKKYQTNSSVPDIIHKQNSDDNANKNGNWRVDMLNFYMSNLKRDVKDTLRDIYAIIKLKKLGVNSVAERVSNLKPLLFALTSYYMKNFRDYRQTEHAKNYSNIDNRFIINNTPSIDISSIHKMYDSEPKPQRRVFQPSTSNVYQIKLIKRALTRMLVMIDNDRLSTNALSPLSSKIKDILKRLVNKQYVKGFADTHPSIRDPNFNLTKLLTSLVEEWQNMSVDMHTLNPSDHLYHMKLLHLSLSQGIDKIKDALVCIQFGYSRRMSFIEEYVGKNLIADISKYLTSIDQRIQNFAINTIVTKALVPKRRDEQTGSLWHHIKNAFSNSKHDFLKYVQGKMKPKSYIVNDKVRKRAEEVNKQKFLEVMKKWQHNFDAYRVRNKRSIKQYTKRLKNIIPKYLRGIKANKALNAKFNENKRIQVRNKGPVIYQTTTHRQYRKYYTLPPAKHHGSGMHIQRHPTGTTRPHLKVRTTNRPGTTRKGQKKVGKTFIQQHPTLRPQKGNPKKGVRTQHV